The Collimonas sp. PA-H2 genome contains a region encoding:
- a CDS encoding branched-chain amino acid ABC transporter substrate-binding protein encodes MQINAKTTLLSAAIALTLAGTVQAQEQVVKIAHVGPITGPVAHVGKDNENGARMAIEDLNAKHLVIGGKQIKFVLQAEDDGSDPKQATSVAQKLVDAKVAGVVGHLQSGTSIPASKIYFDAGIPQISPSATSAKYTEQGFNTTFRVVANDAQLGAAMGRYAAKTLHAKKIAVIDDRTAYGQGLATEFLKDAKANGVDIVATQYTNDRATDFSAILTAVKARQPDLIFFGGIDASAGTMLRQMRQLGITAKFMGGDAICTGALPRLAGEGLQDDQVYCAIAGGVENQAPLDVFKAAYKQKYQADIVQYAPYTYDAVMLMAKAMQEADSVDPKKYLPKLSKIQYTGVTGKIAFDDKGDIKNGTLSIYTFRNGQQTLLSLTR; translated from the coding sequence ATGCAGATCAATGCCAAAACCACGTTACTGTCCGCCGCCATTGCCTTGACGCTGGCGGGCACCGTGCAGGCACAGGAACAGGTAGTCAAGATTGCCCATGTCGGCCCGATCACCGGCCCGGTGGCGCACGTCGGCAAGGACAATGAAAACGGCGCGCGTATGGCGATCGAGGATCTCAACGCCAAGCACCTGGTCATCGGCGGCAAGCAGATCAAGTTCGTGCTGCAGGCCGAGGACGACGGCAGCGATCCGAAGCAGGCCACCAGCGTCGCCCAGAAACTGGTGGACGCCAAGGTCGCGGGTGTGGTCGGCCACCTGCAGTCGGGCACCTCGATTCCGGCTTCCAAGATTTACTTCGATGCCGGCATTCCGCAAATTTCACCGTCGGCCACTAGCGCCAAATATACCGAGCAAGGTTTCAACACTACCTTCCGCGTGGTGGCTAACGACGCCCAGCTTGGCGCCGCCATGGGACGCTATGCGGCCAAGACACTGCATGCCAAAAAAATCGCCGTGATCGACGACCGCACCGCCTACGGCCAGGGCCTGGCTACCGAGTTCCTGAAGGACGCCAAGGCTAACGGCGTCGATATCGTCGCTACCCAGTACACCAATGACCGCGCCACCGATTTCAGCGCCATCCTGACCGCTGTCAAGGCCAGGCAGCCTGACCTGATTTTCTTCGGCGGCATCGATGCCAGCGCCGGCACCATGCTGCGGCAGATGCGCCAGCTCGGCATTACCGCCAAGTTCATGGGCGGCGACGCCATCTGCACCGGCGCCCTGCCGCGCCTGGCGGGCGAAGGCTTGCAGGATGACCAGGTGTATTGCGCGATCGCCGGCGGCGTTGAAAACCAGGCGCCGCTGGATGTCTTCAAGGCGGCCTACAAGCAGAAATACCAGGCCGATATCGTGCAGTACGCGCCGTATACCTATGACGCCGTGATGCTCATGGCCAAAGCCATGCAAGAGGCGGATTCGGTCGATCCGAAGAAGTATCTGCCGAAGCTGAGCAAGATCCAGTACACCGGCGTCACCGGCAAGATCGCATTCGACGACAAGGGCGACATCAAGAACGGCACGCTGTCGATCTATACCTTCCGCAACGGCCAGCAGACTTTGCTGTCGCTGACCAGGTAA
- a CDS encoding YafY family protein has product MLAQAASRTGRLFMLMDALRGHRRPVTAARLAEQLGVSVRTIYRDVQTLVELGAPLEGEAGLGYVLRSGFFLPPLMFSEDELEALVLGARWVQRQGDADLALAAANALSKIASAAPADLRDSMADMGLLAASYQQEAVDNTALGPIREAIRRQHKINIRYSDERGSATERLIWPIALAFFEGKRLVIGWCELRSGFRHFRCDRIKLLTLTKLRYPEHRSVLLQSWRRENPFPED; this is encoded by the coding sequence ATGTTGGCACAGGCGGCAAGCCGCACCGGGCGCTTATTCATGCTGATGGATGCATTGCGCGGCCACCGGCGGCCGGTCACGGCGGCGCGGCTGGCCGAGCAGCTGGGGGTCTCTGTGCGCACCATCTACCGCGATGTCCAGACACTGGTTGAACTGGGCGCGCCGCTGGAAGGCGAAGCCGGGCTCGGCTACGTGCTGCGCTCCGGTTTTTTCCTGCCGCCGCTGATGTTCAGCGAGGATGAGCTGGAAGCGCTGGTGCTGGGCGCGCGCTGGGTGCAGCGCCAGGGCGACGCCGACTTGGCGCTGGCCGCCGCCAATGCGCTCAGCAAGATCGCCAGCGCTGCGCCGGCCGACCTGCGCGACAGCATGGCGGACATGGGTTTGCTGGCGGCCAGCTATCAGCAGGAAGCGGTCGACAACACTGCCTTGGGCCCGATCCGCGAAGCGATCCGGCGCCAGCACAAGATCAACATCCGTTATAGCGATGAACGCGGCAGCGCCACTGAACGCCTGATCTGGCCGATTGCGCTGGCGTTCTTCGAGGGCAAGCGCCTGGTGATCGGCTGGTGCGAGCTGCGCAGCGGCTTCCGCCATTTCCGTTGCGACCGCATCAAGCTGCTGACGCTCACTAAATTGCGCTATCCGGAGCATCGCAGCGTGCTGCTGCAAAGCTGGCGGCGCGAGAATCCGTTTCCAGAAGATTAG
- a CDS encoding glutathione S-transferase family protein — MRLYHHPISSNARRAVMTAHHLQQPVELVLLDLSSSEQRKHLLSLNPNEKIPVLVDGDFILWESCAIMQYLADKTPGQTVYPAELQARADVNRWMFWSAQHLTPAISIFYWENFIKGLIGAGQPDPLELKRGAVDLEAVATVLDGHLARRQWVCGDGLTLADLAIAAPLMATGPGRVPLAPYRHLQAWFSRMQELEAWRQTELEEELMVA, encoded by the coding sequence ATGCGCCTCTATCACCATCCAATTTCATCGAACGCCCGCCGCGCCGTCATGACTGCCCATCATCTGCAGCAGCCGGTAGAACTGGTGCTGCTGGACCTGTCCAGCAGCGAGCAGCGCAAGCACCTGCTCAGCCTCAATCCCAACGAAAAAATCCCGGTGCTGGTGGATGGCGACTTCATCCTCTGGGAATCCTGCGCCATCATGCAATACCTGGCCGACAAGACGCCGGGCCAGACCGTGTATCCAGCCGAGTTGCAGGCGCGCGCTGACGTCAATCGCTGGATGTTCTGGTCGGCCCAGCACTTGACGCCGGCGATCAGCATCTTTTACTGGGAAAATTTCATCAAGGGCCTGATCGGCGCCGGCCAGCCCGATCCGCTCGAACTCAAGCGCGGCGCGGTCGACCTGGAAGCGGTCGCCACCGTGCTTGATGGCCATCTGGCGCGGCGCCAGTGGGTCTGCGGCGACGGCCTGACGCTGGCCGACCTTGCCATCGCCGCGCCGCTGATGGCGACCGGGCCAGGGCGGGTGCCGCTGGCGCCCTACCGTCATCTGCAAGCCTGGTTCAGCCGCATGCAGGAACTGGAAGCCTGGCGCCAGACCGAACTCGAAGAAGAGCTGATGGTGGCCTGA
- a CDS encoding ATP-binding protein, which yields MDLPPIFSTLPQHQILSRLIWMRWIAIVAQLLVIAVVHFTLDVGLSAGALKSLFGVIALLGIFNLLSWWRMRYARPAGDSELFMQLLVDVSSLSLLLYFSGGATNPFVSFYLPALAVGAAILPWRLAFALALYAFASYSLLTYVYQPLHIHDSSRGMAYHLAGMWANFAVSAALITWFVTRISANLRQRETQLAQARERQLQGERMVALGAQAAGAAHEMGTPLATIAVIAGELRNEARQSPVLLVYGADLALIEQQIAVCKNALERMRVDADPQAALGPHALKEWLGKFIDAWRLRYPAIKLSLSLPEQDGMSSDIQVLGQILLTLLDNAARAVAAAGGWVQVTLTISAAGALIRVRDDGAGIDAGLLPRLGYQPVAGSAGGKGIGLLLAFESARQIGAGIRLSAPAAGGTIADLTVALA from the coding sequence ATGGACCTTCCGCCGATTTTCAGCACCCTGCCGCAGCACCAGATCCTCAGCCGCCTGATATGGATGCGCTGGATCGCCATCGTGGCGCAGTTGCTGGTGATCGCGGTGGTGCATTTCACCCTCGATGTCGGCCTGTCGGCCGGCGCGCTGAAGTCGCTGTTTGGCGTGATCGCCCTGCTCGGCATATTCAACCTGCTGAGCTGGTGGCGCATGCGCTATGCGCGGCCGGCCGGCGATTCAGAACTGTTCATGCAGCTGCTGGTGGATGTCAGCAGCCTGTCGCTGCTGCTGTATTTTTCCGGCGGCGCCACCAATCCCTTCGTCTCGTTTTACCTGCCGGCGCTGGCGGTCGGCGCCGCCATCCTGCCGTGGCGGCTGGCGTTTGCGCTGGCGCTGTATGCATTTGCCAGCTATTCCTTGCTGACCTATGTCTACCAGCCGCTGCACATCCACGACAGCAGCCGCGGCATGGCTTATCACCTGGCCGGGATGTGGGCCAATTTTGCCGTCTCGGCGGCGCTGATCACCTGGTTCGTGACGCGCATTTCCGCCAACCTGCGGCAGCGCGAGACGCAGCTGGCGCAGGCCCGCGAGCGCCAGCTGCAAGGCGAGCGCATGGTCGCGCTGGGCGCCCAGGCCGCCGGCGCGGCGCACGAAATGGGCACGCCCCTGGCTACCATCGCGGTCATCGCCGGCGAATTGCGCAATGAAGCCCGGCAAAGTCCGGTGTTGCTGGTGTATGGCGCCGACCTGGCCCTCATCGAACAGCAGATCGCGGTGTGCAAGAACGCGCTCGAACGCATGCGCGTCGATGCCGATCCGCAGGCCGCGCTGGGGCCGCACGCGCTGAAAGAATGGCTGGGGAAATTCATCGACGCCTGGCGCTTGCGCTATCCGGCGATCAAGCTGTCTCTGTCCCTGCCGGAGCAGGATGGCATGAGCAGCGACATCCAGGTGCTGGGCCAGATTCTGCTGACCTTGCTCGACAATGCGGCGCGCGCGGTGGCGGCTGCTGGCGGCTGGGTCCAGGTCACGCTGACGATAAGCGCTGCCGGCGCGCTGATCCGGGTGCGGGACGACGGCGCCGGCATCGATGCCGGACTGTTGCCGCGGCTCGGTTACCAGCCGGTCGCCGGCAGCGCCGGCGGCAAGGGTATAGGCTTGCTGCTGGCGTTCGAGAGCGCGCGCCAGATCGGCGCCGGGATCAGGCTGAGCGCGCCAGCGGCCGGCGGCACCATTGCTGACTTGACGGTCGCGCTGGCATGA
- a CDS encoding response regulator transcription factor: protein MSSFLILDDNLVFAETLARSLGRRGFSVTVAHDGRQALAAASQTAFELVTIDLQLEQDSGLQWIAPLRQALPQARLLVLTAYASIATTVQAIKLGADNYLAKPANLDSILLALQHDCAAQPPTAAAAALPLSVDRLQWEHIQYVLAQHQGNVSSTARALNMHRRTLQRRLAKKPVAK from the coding sequence ATGAGCAGCTTCCTGATACTTGACGATAACCTGGTGTTCGCCGAGACGCTGGCGCGTTCGCTGGGCCGGCGCGGTTTCAGCGTGACGGTCGCCCATGACGGCCGGCAAGCGCTGGCAGCCGCCAGCCAGACCGCTTTCGAGCTGGTGACGATAGACCTGCAGCTGGAGCAGGATTCCGGCCTGCAGTGGATCGCGCCTTTGCGCCAGGCCTTGCCGCAGGCGCGGCTGCTGGTGCTGACAGCCTATGCCAGCATCGCCACCACGGTGCAGGCGATCAAGCTGGGCGCCGACAATTACCTGGCCAAGCCGGCCAATCTCGATTCCATCCTGCTGGCGCTGCAGCACGACTGCGCCGCTCAGCCGCCGACGGCAGCCGCGGCGGCGCTGCCTTTATCGGTGGACCGTTTGCAATGGGAGCACATCCAGTACGTGCTGGCCCAGCACCAGGGCAATGTCTCCTCGACCGCGCGCGCCCTCAACATGCATCGCCGCACCTTGCAGCGGCGCCTGGCGAAAAAGCCGGTGGCCAAGTAA
- the aspT gene encoding aspartate-alanine antiporter, producing MEWLHDLFKRSPEIALFFSLAVGYYVGKIKFGKFQLGGVAGSLLVAVLVSQVGVQVDPGVKAVLFALFIYAVGYESGPQFFNSLGRQSIREIFLAAILALTGLATVVIMARLFGLDKGLAAGIAAGGLTQSAIIGTAGDAITKLGLDAAEVARLQGNVAVGYAVTYVFGSFGAIIVCVNILPKLMGRSIREDAARAETAMQAGVKVLGPEQHAALPELVGRLYEVTQGKISVEEVENLDPATAVTIERVMRAGQVIEVNPQLQLQPQDIVLVVGRREAVVSTSGFLGKEVYAVEGMELTMQHREVVLTNREFHNKSVAAIREQTAGDVRHGIYVVQISRMGQVLPILPETIVQVGDVVSIYGAEQDVKRVADIVGYVIVPTAKTDFVYLGAGLVVGLLAGLLVAKVGSIPLTLGSGGGALLSGLLFGWFRSKHQSFGAMPVAAVQILKDLGLAGFVVVVGLSSGLQAVQTVRQQGFTIFGVGMVVTILPMILTMLIGRYVLRYDNTAVFAGALSGSRSANPAFGEVLDKAENAIPTVPFAITYALANVFLTLLGPLVVALV from the coding sequence ATGGAATGGCTGCATGACCTATTCAAGAGATCCCCTGAGATAGCGCTGTTTTTTTCGCTCGCAGTCGGTTATTACGTCGGCAAGATCAAGTTTGGCAAATTCCAGCTCGGCGGCGTCGCCGGGTCGTTGCTGGTGGCGGTGCTGGTCAGCCAGGTGGGGGTGCAGGTCGATCCGGGCGTCAAGGCAGTCTTGTTCGCACTGTTCATTTATGCGGTCGGCTATGAAAGCGGTCCGCAATTCTTCAATTCTCTGGGCCGACAGTCGATCCGCGAAATCTTCCTGGCGGCGATCCTGGCGCTCACCGGCCTGGCGACGGTAGTGATCATGGCCCGGCTGTTCGGCCTCGACAAGGGACTGGCGGCAGGCATCGCGGCCGGCGGCCTGACGCAGTCGGCCATCATCGGCACCGCCGGCGACGCCATCACCAAGCTCGGGCTGGATGCGGCCGAAGTGGCGCGCCTGCAGGGCAATGTCGCGGTGGGCTATGCCGTGACCTACGTCTTCGGTTCCTTCGGCGCCATCATCGTCTGCGTCAATATCCTGCCCAAGCTGATGGGGCGCAGCATCCGCGAAGATGCGGCCAGGGCTGAGACCGCCATGCAGGCCGGGGTCAAGGTGCTGGGGCCGGAGCAGCATGCGGCCTTGCCGGAGCTGGTCGGGCGCCTGTATGAAGTCACCCAGGGCAAGATCTCGGTCGAGGAAGTGGAAAATCTCGATCCGGCCACCGCCGTCACGATTGAAAGAGTCATGCGCGCGGGCCAGGTGATCGAAGTCAATCCGCAGCTGCAGCTGCAGCCGCAGGATATCGTGCTGGTGGTGGGTCGCCGCGAAGCGGTGGTCAGCACCTCCGGTTTCCTCGGCAAGGAAGTGTATGCGGTGGAAGGCATGGAGCTGACCATGCAGCATCGGGAAGTGGTGCTGACCAACCGGGAATTCCATAACAAGAGCGTGGCGGCAATCCGGGAGCAAACCGCGGGCGACGTACGCCACGGTATCTACGTGGTGCAGATCAGCCGCATGGGGCAGGTGCTGCCCATCCTGCCTGAAACCATCGTCCAGGTGGGCGACGTGGTGTCCATCTATGGCGCCGAACAGGACGTCAAGCGGGTGGCCGATATCGTCGGCTACGTGATCGTTCCCACCGCCAAAACCGATTTCGTCTATCTGGGCGCCGGCCTGGTGGTGGGTTTGCTGGCGGGCCTGCTAGTGGCCAAGGTCGGCTCGATTCCGCTGACCCTCGGCAGCGGCGGCGGCGCCCTGCTCTCCGGCCTGCTGTTCGGCTGGTTCCGTTCCAAGCACCAGTCCTTCGGCGCCATGCCGGTGGCGGCGGTGCAGATCCTGAAAGACCTCGGCCTGGCCGGTTTCGTGGTGGTGGTCGGCCTGTCTTCCGGCTTGCAGGCGGTGCAGACGGTGCGGCAGCAGGGCTTCACCATCTTCGGCGTCGGTATGGTGGTGACCATCTTGCCGATGATCCTGACCATGCTGATCGGCCGCTATGTGCTGCGCTATGACAATACGGCGGTGTTCGCCGGCGCCCTGAGCGGTTCGCGCAGCGCCAATCCAGCTTTCGGCGAAGTGCTCGACAAGGCCGAAAACGCCATCCCGACCGTGCCTTTCGCCATCACCTATGCACTGGCCAATGTATTCCTGACCCTGCTCGGACCGCTGGTGGTGGCGCTGGTCTGA
- a CDS encoding bifunctional aspartate transaminase/aspartate 4-decarboxylase codes for MDFSNPDKLALLSPFELKDALIHVAAKNDRSMLNAGRGNPNFLATTPRHGFFQFGLFAMSEAERSYIYMDGVGGFPKLDGIEARFEIFTKSHAGVEGIRFIEAAVSYVRDQLGLSAADFLYEMCVAILGCNYPVPDRMLNLSEKIVGQYIRREMIGAHPFIGNFDMYAVEGGTAAMTYIFNSLRENHILKAGDTIALGMPIFTPYIEIPQLNDYQLVELLVDAPSENNWQFTRKELDKLLDPKVKAFFLVNPSNPPSVRINDETLAHIAEIVKQRPDLIILTDDVYGTFADDFVSLFAICPYNTILVYSFSKYFGATGWRMGVVATHEKNILDDKIAALPEARRKELDLRYNSITTEPRALKFIDRLVADSRTVALNHTAGLSTPVQAQMTLFSLYSLMDEPQEYKKSMKRIVLRRKEALYRALALPMPVDADSVHYYHLLDLETLATQMYGADFAKWMVQRLKPNEALFRLAEETGVILLPGRGFGTAHASGRVSLANLNEYDYANIGKAIRKLALEFHVQFEKNAGGEKSAKSAAGGKAAGAKAKAAKKAKK; via the coding sequence ATGGATTTCAGCAACCCAGATAAACTCGCCCTGCTCAGCCCGTTTGAATTGAAAGATGCCTTGATCCACGTGGCGGCGAAAAACGACCGCTCGATGCTCAACGCCGGCCGCGGCAACCCGAATTTCCTGGCGACCACGCCGCGCCACGGTTTTTTCCAGTTCGGCCTGTTCGCCATGAGCGAAGCCGAGCGTTCCTATATCTACATGGATGGCGTCGGCGGCTTTCCGAAGCTCGACGGCATCGAAGCGCGTTTCGAGATATTTACCAAGTCGCACGCCGGCGTCGAAGGCATCCGTTTCATCGAAGCGGCGGTGTCGTATGTGCGTGACCAGCTGGGCTTGTCGGCCGCCGATTTCCTCTACGAGATGTGCGTGGCCATCCTCGGCTGCAACTATCCGGTGCCGGACCGCATGCTGAACCTGAGCGAGAAGATCGTCGGCCAGTACATCCGGCGCGAGATGATAGGGGCGCATCCGTTCATCGGCAACTTCGACATGTACGCGGTGGAAGGCGGCACCGCCGCCATGACCTACATCTTCAACAGCCTGCGCGAAAACCATATCCTCAAGGCCGGCGACACCATCGCGCTCGGCATGCCGATCTTCACCCCGTATATCGAGATCCCGCAGCTCAACGATTACCAGCTGGTCGAACTGCTGGTCGACGCGCCGTCCGAGAACAACTGGCAGTTCACCAGGAAAGAGCTCGACAAGCTGCTCGATCCCAAAGTCAAGGCCTTCTTCCTGGTCAACCCGAGCAATCCGCCATCGGTCAGGATCAACGACGAGACGCTGGCGCATATCGCCGAGATCGTCAAGCAACGCCCCGACCTGATCATCCTCACCGACGACGTCTACGGCACTTTCGCCGACGACTTCGTCTCGCTGTTTGCGATTTGTCCCTACAACACCATCCTGGTCTACTCGTTCTCGAAATACTTCGGCGCCACCGGCTGGCGCATGGGCGTGGTCGCCACCCACGAAAAGAATATCCTGGACGACAAGATCGCCGCCCTGCCGGAAGCCCGCCGCAAGGAGCTGGACCTGCGCTACAACTCGATCACCACCGAGCCGCGCGCGCTGAAATTCATCGACCGCCTGGTAGCCGACAGCCGCACCGTGGCGCTCAACCATACCGCTGGCCTGTCAACTCCGGTGCAGGCGCAGATGACCTTGTTCTCCCTGTATTCGCTGATGGACGAACCGCAGGAATACAAGAAATCGATGAAGCGCATCGTCCTGCGCCGCAAGGAAGCACTGTACCGGGCGCTGGCGTTGCCGATGCCGGTAGACGCCGATTCGGTCCACTACTACCATCTGCTCGACCTGGAAACGCTGGCCACGCAAATGTATGGCGCCGATTTCGCCAAATGGATGGTGCAGCGTTTGAAGCCGAACGAAGCGCTGTTCCGGCTGGCGGAAGAAACCGGCGTGATCCTGCTGCCGGGGCGCGGCTTCGGCACGGCGCACGCGTCGGGACGCGTGTCGTTGGCCAATCTCAATGAATACGACTACGCCAACATCGGCAAGGCGATCCGCAAGCTGGCGCTGGAATTCCATGTGCAGTTTGAGAAAAATGCAGGCGGCGAAAAAAGCGCCAAGAGCGCGGCCGGCGGCAAGGCGGCAGGCGCAAAAGCCAAGGCTGCGAAGAAAGCGAAGAAATAA
- a CDS encoding cytochrome-c peroxidase — protein MKPAVLAFLSGIAALFLNGCGQQHADAGPVAAAKPATPAYLGATYAPTLKQQPSVAAMTALGRTMFSDSSLSASGKMSCATCHSPEHAFGPPNNLAVQLGGKEMKTLGTRAAPSLRYIQNVPAFTEHFFDDDGDDSIDAGPTGGHNWDGRAPSTHDQARIPLLSAHEMGNASPAEVVEKLKRASYAAQFRQTFGATIFDNQEQAFKWALMALEVFQESPTEFYPYNSKYDAFLRQQTQLSKQELRGLQLFNNPAKGNCASCHISEISPSGAFPQFTDYGLIAIGVPRNKHIPANTDPKYYDMGLCGPDRTDLKDKTEYCGMFKTPSLRNVATRKVFFHNGSFSSLEQVIKFYVERDTQPQKWYPKAKDGSVMKYDDLPPAYHGNVNVEAPFDRKPGGQPALTDSEIKDVIAFLKTLNDGYKP, from the coding sequence ATGAAACCAGCGGTCCTTGCATTCCTGAGCGGCATAGCCGCGCTCTTCCTGAACGGCTGCGGCCAGCAGCATGCCGACGCCGGCCCGGTAGCGGCCGCCAAGCCGGCGACGCCGGCCTATCTCGGCGCCACCTACGCGCCCACGCTGAAACAGCAGCCGTCGGTAGCTGCGATGACGGCGCTGGGACGCACCATGTTTTCAGATTCCTCGTTGTCGGCCTCAGGCAAGATGTCCTGCGCCACCTGCCATAGTCCGGAACACGCCTTCGGCCCGCCCAACAACCTGGCGGTCCAGCTCGGTGGCAAGGAGATGAAAACCCTCGGTACGCGGGCGGCGCCGTCGCTGCGCTATATCCAGAACGTGCCGGCGTTTACCGAACACTTCTTCGATGACGACGGCGACGACAGCATCGATGCCGGCCCTACCGGCGGCCATAACTGGGATGGCCGCGCGCCGTCGACGCACGACCAGGCGCGCATTCCCCTGTTGTCGGCGCATGAGATGGGCAACGCCAGCCCGGCCGAGGTGGTGGAAAAACTGAAGCGGGCCAGCTATGCGGCACAGTTCCGCCAGACTTTCGGCGCAACTATTTTCGACAACCAGGAACAAGCCTTCAAATGGGCGCTGATGGCGCTCGAAGTGTTCCAGGAAAGTCCGACCGAGTTCTACCCCTACAACAGCAAGTACGACGCCTTCCTGCGCCAGCAAACCCAGCTCAGCAAGCAGGAGCTGCGCGGCCTGCAGCTGTTCAACAATCCCGCCAAGGGCAATTGCGCCTCTTGCCACATCAGCGAAATCAGCCCCAGCGGCGCCTTCCCGCAGTTTACCGATTACGGCCTGATCGCCATCGGCGTGCCGCGCAACAAGCATATCCCGGCCAACACCGACCCGAAATACTACGACATGGGCCTGTGCGGCCCCGACCGCACCGACCTGAAAGACAAGACCGAATACTGCGGCATGTTCAAGACGCCATCGCTGCGCAATGTGGCGACGCGCAAGGTGTTTTTCCACAACGGCAGCTTCAGCAGCCTGGAACAGGTCATCAAATTCTATGTGGAGCGCGATACCCAGCCGCAGAAATGGTATCCGAAAGCAAAAGACGGCAGCGTCATGAAATACGACGACTTGCCGCCGGCTTATCACGGCAACGTCAATGTGGAGGCGCCGTTCGACCGCAAGCCGGGCGGCCAGCCGGCATTGACGGACAGCGAAATCAAGGATGTCATCGCCTTCCTGAAAACCCTGAACGACGGCTATAAGCCGTAA